The genomic DNA GATAATCGAAGTTCAACTGTAATACACACAGCCTGAAATGTACACCCTGTAATCATGGTTACATTCTATAGTTCCCACAGTATCCCTATCAATTGTGTTTGAGAATTATTGTTCTCCTTCGGATGCTTACTGCATAACTAAGGCAATCCAGGTCATCCCTGTCATTCTGTAACCATTCATAGAACTCCTGAGCATTATCTGTAGGATCTCCTTCACCATATGTAGCCATAACAAATATCGCCATTGAATTCTCTATTTCTCCCATGCGAGCAAGTTCCTCCTATAGAAACAAAcatattcatttaaaatgaacttatcattgaaaatatcaggaAGTGTGAATTTCTTTACTCTTTAAATTCcggaagtgatttacatgtaacttctccctataatatccacacattatccagcaaacaggtaatgagaatactcaaacttatcaggtagaagttgttatctccATCTAACCCAAatattcttgtaactaatttacaaggaaatgttctGGGAGAAAAAACGATCAGATCATTGGAGTAAGTGGCTCTGCAAAAATGTTACCCCACCAAAACGTGTTtctcaaatattattttaaacttaCTATGTCACACTCTTCAGGGTCCAAGACAAGAGCTTTTAATCCATAACGTTGAGCATCTTTTGATAAGCGGCCGGCAAACTCTTCTGCTGTCCCAGTTTGCGAACCATAGAAGATTGCTAATGATTTTCCCTAGAAAGCGAGCAGAATTTAATACATATTTCCATAACAGTAAATTAATATTTATAGTAACACAACACAGCACTATCATGGCATATTTACTCacagattttttcatttttccaatAAAACTTGTATCATCTTGAGAAATCTTGGTAGTCGGCCTATACAAACAGGAAAAAGctgctgaaatttgaaatttggagACGGAACACTATAATTAGGTCTTACGTGCGATTGCAGTTAGCCTTGTCAGCAATTTGTGCCAGCCTACATCTACTGCTACTCCTAAATTCATACGACGCATTAGTAATTAACAGAAGTTCGTAAACTCAAAACGTCTTTAAAATATTCCCAGGAGTGCTCCAATAAAAAGAATGACATATGTCAACAACACAAAATGTAAATTGCAACCGGCTTAAGCTCAAGCAAAACTGCACATATTTCTGTCTGCCACAAGatgaaaagttaaaatgaatCTATACTTGAATATCACTGCAccctaaataaacaaattcaggGTAATCGGGAAAACTTACGCTAATACCAACTTCTGTGTGAGAGCGGCAGTCTCTGCTTTCTTTTTGCGTCCACAAAACCAATACAATAAAACGCCGATGAATGAAGCGAACAGGACGATATCAACCGTTCCAACTAAGGGCTTTTCTGCTACATCAGCTGTAGACATGACTGATCCCTAAATATTCTCTTATTTTAAGCTCTAGCCAATTTTAAACTGATTTCCCAAACACAGACCGTCCCTAATCTCGGTAACTTCGCTAAATACTTACGTAAGGAGCAGCAAGTGAACCAGCGCTTTGCATTGTGGATAAGATCTACTCACGCAAAGATACTGGAACCCAGTTCCGCCCCACCCTCGCCTGGTTATCTAAGGAATATACCACTCGGTGAAAAGTGCTTATCGCGCGCGCTTATTGGCTAATTTGGAAGcgaatagcaagtactattcacctaCACTTcgatgaataattaataatttgtaTATACTAAAACGGAAAATAGCGTTGAACGCGCGCTCcgattggctactcaaactcctaatgtcctttgctattcacctctgagcaaCGCGCACCGGATTTCCGCCCGGAAATgttgtaatcgttgcaggaataaataagtgaaatcatctttttgtattgaaaaaaaCTCACTGTTTTAGCATAAAAAAACCGTGACAACTATTCGCGCCTCGGTAGATATCCACCACTGACCACCTCCACTTcgggtgaatagttgttaatagAGAAGGAATGAATACCGCCACGATTTAAGCTTCATTAAAATAAACTATTGAACTTATCTTTAAAGGCTATGTTATTAACAAAACTGCGTCCTGCTGTCGGAGACTTTGATTCGTGCGTGATACATATCAGATGATGAGTGTGAACATTATGTCAAGAGGTAGAAGCACCGCCTTAAGTGATTTTGGAACATTGATCGGTTTACATGATCAAAgcaaccttgaatgaccttttaaatcagtacttatcaacaaccaatcacaatgtagagaatatcttataagagagtgatttcttacaaatttagCAGTGTAGCTTTTTACACACCCGTCGTACAGAAGCGAATACGAGAGtggaataaaacagtttgattgagtCTAGTTCGTTAGAATTCTATCACTAGTAAACAGGGTTAAGTTTATGAAACTGCttacacaacaaaaaaaaaacgcgctATCTGTGAATTTCGGCTCCAAATAACAGACAACCTCACAATTATAAGgtgttaaaaagaaagaaaagaggacACTTGCGTTTTAGTCTAAAAGTATTGAGTAAAACAAAGCCTGAATAGAAGACTGCTATGGAGACAGGTAACTGTTGGGAAATAGTTATATGACTAGCGAGGAGTAAAATACCGAACGCCCAGAAACGAGATGCAGTGAACATTGTAAAcattatatttgtttgtttcagaggCTACGTCTTTCTAAAAGGAGGAGTCACACCGTGAGTACCGACCTGACCGTTATGTTGACATCCATGCTGCGTATTTCTTAAATTAACCTTTTCCCAGAAGAGCACTGAGAGATGCATGCTGTGTAAGTTATTCAGATTCGCACTATTTCGCCACCTGGCCCTGGTTGctcaaagggtggataacgcttatccactggataaaccTCTATCTGTTAGTTAGCGCATTACACTTTGCTAACACtcatccgctggatagcgatttatccaatGGATGGTGTTATCGTTAGCGTTAGCTTTGGGTGTTTAACATTATGTGATTAGTGTTAGCGCTAGTTGAACAACTGAGCCCTGAATTGTTGAGCTGGTAGGGGGAGGGTAGTCTTGAACACTTCAGTATACACTCCAGTAACGCCCTTAAGTTTGTGACCTTTTTATGCAAAGGAAGAGGAAACAGAGAGGAAGGTTCGCGGTCTGGGCCTTGAGACATCTAAACCGAAGTGGGCTCTTTACGCCCTAatatcagtaggcatattctccatactgttctctacacatttcttgaggtgctgacgagaagaatttgtttaacagtcaagagctcttttagttggtgatcatttttttttattctcgtgaccttaatctGTGTTTCAGGGGtaacactgtaaggagaaattagatgctaatcactctaacctgtcaaagggttaagttccTTGCGGATACTACCTCGAACTGACATCTACTTTCCGTGACGTCCACATGAAGGTTAACGTAAAGACGATGTTCAAATTGAAAGCAATGTGACGGAGAAGAGCGAGCAGGTAAttcaatttcgatgaaaaacCACTTCGAAAGAGAAGGAAATTGTATTTCTTGAGCAATAATTTACTGCCGCAGGCGATTTCTATTCAAACTTAGCTTGCCACAATAAACAGAGCCGTCGTATAATTTTTTAGCTAACACGCATAGTGTTGCTCTCTGTCCCTTATTTCCTCTCAATTACTTTTCAACCCTTTACATTTTGACATAAGCATATATATTCtctaaactgttctctatatattcaCTATGGGAATAgcaagaagaatttgttgaacaatcaagaacttttttaaatggcgatcatttcctttagtcTCGTGACCGTCATGTTTGATTCAAAAGAGATACTGTGAGGAGACATTGGATACCAATCACTCGGTGTGAAAGAGTTAATTaaagagtgaaagggtttatcACGTCTTAAGTTTAATTTACTCTTCTAGCTTAGTTTAGACCGACAGCTAACTGAAACATTAACAAATTTGTCATCACAGTCAAACGGGAGAATTGAAAGGGACTCCTGCCCTTCTAGTAAAAGTTTATCGGATTGGTTGGAACCCAGATCTTCTGCGTGAAATACAACTGGTTTCCTTTGGTTAAGCACCATAGTCTTCATTCGGTAAATGTTTCCTGAAATAATGAAGCCTTTGAATGTTGTCGGCGACATCGTTTTCCAGATTTTTATTGGCCTTTTGCAGTTGTTGATAAAACTGACGCTTACACAGCTCACTAAGAAAGagttaggaaaacaaaaacgtaAGTGAATGACAGTTTATATGCGCAGAACAGATAACATTTCATGTCAGATGCGCACACAAGCTGAACAAGTTTCTATTCTACATTAGGGCACCCTGACTACTCCACTTTAAAATCACTGCTGATCCTTGCGATCAGATTGGCCCTCAGCAGTGCGATTTATTCATAAATCGAAATCCTTTTTTTGCACTAAATCGCACCTTTTTCATATTGAAATTCTGCTCAGTTCAGTATACATCAAATTTCCTTCGACGtatgataaatgaaatgaacgATCGACCTTTATGTACCCGGACTTGCTACTTACTTGCCACAAACGAAATAGACCCTTTACaaatgttattaaaaaacaGTACGGAATGAACAGTTTAGACCCATTGGATCATCGCAAATTACCCTTATTTCACAAATCTTCTAGATAGGGTTAATGCTCAAAGAAGTGTTAGAAGTGAATAATGTTTCTACAACGTGAATGAAAGCCCTAAGGGAATCTTAAGATAACTCAACCCTGCCATCCCACAACTTGAGATTTGAACGCCTCTTCCCCTACTTAATGAAAGTATTGCGTGACATGCTAAAGATCCAAGACCTATCTCTCCCAAATGACGAGAGCGTTGTGTGATATCCTAAAGAAACGAGAGCTAAATCTCCCAATTTATGAGAGTGTTGCTTGACATCCGGCGCTGGAATGGAGACTACTAGATTCGTGGACTATTCCTAAGAATTTGTCGTTATATCTGGACCGGATATGATGCCAATACTAAGCCCCAGTTGATATTGCCAGAATCTCTCTTGCTCTGATTGATAGTATATAAAAATTGCCAGGAGAATTTACGTACTGAACACTCGTGGGAGTCGAAGAGTCGAACCACGGAAACGTCAGACCCCACTTAAGACCCTTTTGAACCACTTTAACCAAACCCAAGTCTATGGCGGAACAGTTAAACCTAATATTTTAGTTTGTCAATTCTCTAACAAGagtaaaaatcaaagcaatAGGAAGAAACGAccgaaattaatttcaaaatcttaCCAGATTGAGAGTCCTCCAGTTTTCTCGCTCCATCAGGTAATGGCAGAGAATTTAGTCTCAAAACACAATACGCCACCAGCACAAAAAATAGTTTCCACTGCGCCTTGGAGTAGAACACGACTAACATAGCAACGTAATGGGTCGCCATGTTTCCATGCCAGTTAATGGTAAAAACTTTGAAGGTTTCTTGCTGTTTTACgacatttattttgttgactTAACTGGTTACATGTTAGTTCTTAAACACTTCAGTTGTTAGAATCAATATTCCACTAGGTCACTTGAGTGGCACCTGCAGACAAAGGACAATGCACGCTATTTATTGACATAAAAGTCAATTATTCATTAGACTTGTAACCCCTTCAGCAAGTAAAAACCTAGCCTTTCGTAGGCTCTCATTTTTACtgctgcaggacgcgcgtttttccgcccgcgggaagatttgagacgagtttgggagaggtttgccgggggtctggcactgataATCAGTGCTTACCAGGTtctcacaagaaaaaaaggaaagatcaACATGTGCCGTTCTCTTTGTTATAaaagctttactttttttttatccaaaccAATATGTGGAAATCGTCTCTAGCTTGCTTACAGTCACATCAGCAATCTGCTGAGGGCGTTGCTCTCGCCCTGTTCACTCTTGCTCATGCCCCTCAACATCTCGCCCCTCCACATCCCTCACGCACTACTTACACCTGTCGTTGTTGTTAtcgctgttgttgttgttgtttgtttgtttgtttgtttttttatagaGGGCACCTATGGAATACAAAGGGGACTTATCAGATAGGGTTTGCAGTGGACTTATCAGATAGGGTTTGCTATTTATCGATTTATGTAACAGTCAAGGAAGATGCATGCAGTTAAGGTAAAATAGATTAACTATTTCAGCCAAACCACCATTGAATTCTTACGGTGATTTCAAATCTCCAGATACGTGGATAAATCGTCTTGCAAGTGCTGCAAGTATGTGCAGAAGCCTATTGCGCAACGTTGATTGAATACTTGTACAACTTGTagactgttacataacaacTCCTTCCTTCTTCGGGCTTTTCGTTTACCCGTTACACTACCACTTGATCGGAGAAAACTCTTCAGCTGCGAAAGCGCCAGGTCTTCtcttacctgaaaaaaattttttttcgtcctgtgttttgtgttttatcATCATCTGTCTACAAGACTTTGTTTAAAACTTTAAGGAGAATTTTAGTACTGATCACCCACTGTTCTGCTTCTCAGCTGAGCCCGCTCTGCGATCGTAGTATTTTCGGTATGCGGTATCCGACAAAGGGGACAGCCTCAAaatcaatattatttttaaatttcttgaatttcgAAATGACTTCCGACTGAAAAGGAAGTTTTTCCTGTTTGAGTCTTTTTTGTTCTTCGCAAAAACGAAGTGTAGTCTACATTGATATCTACTGATAAGGCGTTCGCCCGATACATATGCTTCAAAATTTTGCACCTTTGTGTAGCGTCTGGTGAACCTCACGGAGGAAATGACTTGGCACGAATGACGGTAACATTATTGCAATTGTAATGGACTTTGTTCCTGTATTTCTTCGTTGGAATAATGGAATATTATGAACCACAAAATATTCAGCTGAATGGTTTTACGCCTATCAATCCAGACGAGAATTTAACTGCAGGTCCATCTGTCGACCGGTACGGTTTTGTCGGAGATCACAAACAAGCCTCGTAAGTCTACCTGTGTTTAATTTATGTTGATGTAGTTCAAAATAACTTTCTGCAGTCGAAAGAGCTTACATGGGTGGAACGTAAGGCTTGGTAAGTGTGTAATAGCTCTTTTGTATGGTGATTTCTGTCAGTCGACTGCAATCTTGTTAAACGTACGAATATTCAAAATAAGTCAGGGGGCATTTAGagcagggggggggggtgagtaGGGACACAATCGAAATTATACGGCtgtaataaagattttgttaattaaaattaagttaGATAACGGTGGGAGCTTTTTAAACCAAGACTGTGCCTTTTACATATTTGCCTAAGCTCTAAGCTATGTTAGCatgtagagtggtatgttgcttgCACCAATTGGATCactgcattagggtatgtatctcacactaatcatatcacagcatttggatatcttgcaccaatcactGCATCAAGGGTATGTATCtggcaccaatcatatcacagcacttggatatcttgcaccaatTAGAGTGTTTGGGTATTGTTTTCTCGGAAATGGAATGGAATCAGGGGGCtatgcacaaagaatgacattatCCATACATTTTGGCTCATTTGATGAGTATAATGGTTTGTGGCCTACATGAGAGTGTTGTTATTCGATGTCGAGAATTATTGGGGTATGAAAGGTTCGCATTTAACCTTTTTGTaccatttttaagttaaaacatgttttttccaTTCCTTTACTCACAACTCGCCCTCCAAACAGCTTACATTCCATCACGtaccaagaaaacaacttcCAAAGTCCAATCtgaacatacccaatcattgcattACATAAACATTAGGCAATTCTTCACATGCCTGAACTGTATTCCAtcaatcaaattcaattttgcCAAATAAGACTTCTCTCCATTATGTGTCATTTCCTCGTGAACAACCTGCATTTAATCACGTATCCTAACCACTTTGTCTAACCCTACTGAAAAAAATCCTCATGAAACCAAATACTACTAATAGTGAATTTTCCACTCAATTCTCCCGTGCTTTGagtttttctaaaaataaaattggcttTCAGCTTTCTTGGACTTAATCCAATAACATGTTAATTCCTCATAaaaaacctgcattttatcatgtatttCACACATAGAGGGTATAGTCCAGATAGGCAgcaaccaatcaaggagccctctttgaaatattatccttttgtCGTATTCAATGTAACTTCACTTATTCAAGATcacaatatatctttggttaaggtctattggagatacaacagagtttcagtttgcttttcttaataaaattacatggaattatatttttgaggcaactaactgtagacaaataaatttattttctctctgttagaggaaGGGTAGAAAACATACTCCCTTTTGCAACCGTTGTTTGGTCTTATCAAGCAATGCGCTCTCTCTCCAGTGGGGAATAGATGGCATTGTGCGATGAGACCAAACAACAGTTGGGAAGGAGACAACATTAAGTGTGGCACtgattcattttgtttttgcttggaAGTATTAAGACAATAGcgacaatagaccacaaaatacctttgcaagttcagataaattaggtttttctttctttctctaaaggtgaagtaatgcgatattttcaTCCATTTGAAAGTAAtgttctttttctgttacaaaaatgaaaacattatgtACACAAAGTGCCCCATTATAACTTGCCCAGccgaaaaaataactcttgcatgctatgcatgcctatttttttttaaagttggcAACCTAAAACCACAAAATGGTCACCAAAATAAGATTTTGGCTGTCatgaagaaaggtaaaaaaggaaacatgaaGAGGAGATGGAAGTGCCatattacataattttttatgtGATGTTTATCCCACCTTTTCTTCCCAAAATAGTggccaaaaataaaattctagCTGGcacaaggaaagaaaagatgtACCTTTAAAGAGAATATGGAAGTGCTTTGTTACATCATTTTTTAATGTGATGTGTAAtccaccttttctttttcagaaacagCAAAACTAGTTTACCCATTGAAGTTATAAGACAACGAGAGTTGAAATGGGTGCACATGTTTGATGACTGGGATAAATGGATGACCAAAAAGTCCTCAAAGGTCAGTTTGAACTGAGgggagtgcaatttggtttgaaataatatgcatgatttcaaaataaaacacatgcacatttgtgtatttgttttgaaatttcaaatttaatttccaaCAAGTCTCTTCACAAGACATAAGATATTGAGAAATTGTcaggttttttggttttttcaagaaaatgattAGGAGCACGAAGCTGAGTTTACTTTGATGTACTTTATAATCATGCAACTAGGTGAAGGAAAGATGCCGCAAAGGTATTCCTTCGTCAGTTCGTGGGAGGGCTTGGCAGCACTTATCAGGCAGTGCCGAtctaaagaaggaaaatgaaggaaggTTCCAAGTATGTTGGAAGGAAACTGCCATATATATTTTAGTCtctctattttttaatttaaatgttgCTTTCTAGTAGAACTTTATAAGCCACCTTTTTGTAATTAAAGATGGCTTTGAAGCTTGTAGTGGCCAGATGGTTAGTGTGCTGGACTCTGGGTATAGAGGTTATAGTTTAAGACCTTGCTtggtcattgtgttgtattcttgggcaaaacacttaaATTTAacaatgcctctctccactcaggagtataaatggatactTGCAAATtatcagggaagcctgatgaaatgctaggGGTGACCatgtgatggactggcatccaaTTTAGGAGAGAGTAACAATAGTCTAAGTTGCTTCATGCCATGGAAGCTGGGATGAAGCCACTTAGCTTGAGTACAGACTTGCACCAATTAGAGTGTTTGGGTATTGTTAAGAAGGCAAATGTGTCAGAAGGTAGAAGTGTTTACATGAAACTCAGATGTCAAATatcttgtaaaaaatttgtattCAGATAAATGAATGAGTTGCAAACTCTCATAACTAACAAACAGCATTCTTGTAGAATCTTATATTTTTGTATATACAGGTATTTGTTTGTAAATTCTCTCTTACTGGTCCAGATGGCTTCAAAAAATTGGTCATCAATCACACCATTTCTATTTGTTAGGATTATCTGTAGGGCAGCACAGTGTAGAAATCATGCTATCTTGcaataaaagtttgtttatgaaatggtcaaattagatatgagaattaaaatattttgacttaTTCTAGGAACTAGTTATGAAAGAATCCTCACAATGGCAGGATGTGATTACTAAAGATCTAAGCAGAACCTTCCCATTTCATGAGATGTTTTGTGAAAAGGATGGGTTGGGGCAAAAGGATTTATTCGACATCTTGAAAGCTTATGCAGAATATGACACAGAGACAGGATACTGTCAGGTAGAATTAatagtcttgtttttttttcaacttcctGTGGTGAAATTTAAGCATGATTTTTAAACCTGATgaattattcatctgctgtgTTTTGCACAGGCAATGGCTCCAGTTGCAGCAGTGCTTTTAATGCACATGACAGCAGAGGTGAGCCATGAGTTTAAACAATTCTGCATTTAGTTActatattaattttataaaatggGTTAAGTAAAAAATTGAGGCAGGAGTCTTGTGGGAATTTTCTAACAATCAatagtttctttagttggtgatcatttaaaCTTTTGTTAACATTTTGACCTATGAAACTTAACCTCTCACCTCTACCCTACAGGAAGCCTTCTGGTGTTTGGTTAAAATTTGTGAAAGCTACATTCCTGGATACTACAAGCCCAAATTAGTAAGTCAAAACAAATCACTTTAAAATATCATCAATTGACTTTTGAGTTAAAGGCTTTCAGTGAAAAGGGAGACATCCTAAGGAGCTAATGAGaactcaaattgaaaataagCAAACTGCATAAAGCACATGATAAGGTTTTTTATCTACTTGATCAAAaggagaggggaaggggggtgtAAGTGTTATCCAGACCTATCACAAAGGAAAGTTAGGAAAAATCAATGCAATCTAGGATTACTTTCAGCTCTCAATTGAAATTGCTCCAACAACATCTAAATAGTTATTTTCACTGAAATGCAGGAAGCTGTTAAATTGGACGGGGCCATCTTTGGTGGTCTGTTGGAAAAAACTGCACCTCATATTGCGAAACATATGGTAGGTATTTTACATTCAATTTGTTATATTAATGACAATTTGTCACATTAATGACAATTTGTCACattcaatatttttaagcaTGAATTATACGTAGGCCAGAAATAATGTGAGTGAAAGGAAGGAACTCATCATCTTTGGATGTGACTTTGACCAAGTTCTATTTGTTAAAAGAAtagaaaagccaaaaagaacATGCCAAGCTTCAGAAGATACTatgtttgctttatttattGATTGTGCTTATTACAAAATCCTAACCATGCACAcacatttttta from Pocillopora verrucosa isolate sample1 chromosome 2, ASM3666991v2, whole genome shotgun sequence includes the following:
- the LOC131776063 gene encoding TBC1 domain family member 10A-like isoform X1, which gives rise to MEYYEPQNIQLNGFTPINPDENLTAGPSVDRYGFVGDHKQASNSKTSLPIEVIRQRELKWVHMFDDWDKWMTKKSSKVKERCRKGIPSSVRGRAWQHLSGSADLKKENEGRFQELVMKESSQWQDVITKDLSRTFPFHEMFCEKDGLGQKDLFDILKAYAEYDTETGYCQAMAPVAAVLLMHMTAEEAFWCLVKICESYIPGYYKPKLEAVKLDGAIFGGLLEKTAPHIAKHMEKHHIDPLMYMTEWFMCLLARNLPFATVLRVWDMFFCEGPKVLFRTTLAMMKSALTPRDLQRCPGLFETNQRLRNLPKNLMQEDSLIPVSLSLKLTKKDLQREHTHQASKGPK
- the LOC131776063 gene encoding TBC1 domain family member 10A-like isoform X2, whose amino-acid sequence is MEYYEPQNIQLNGFTPINPDENLTAGPSVDRYGFVGDHKQASNSKTSLPIEVIRQRELKWVHMFDDWDKWMTKKSSKVKERCRKGIPSSVRGRAWQHLSGSADLKKENEGRFQELVMKESSQWQDVITKDLSRTFPFHEMFCEKDGLGQKDLFDILKAYAEYDTETGYCQAMAPVAAVLLMHMTAEEAFWCLVKICESYIPGYYKPKLEAVKLDGAIFGGLLEKTAPHIAKHMEKHHIDPLMYMTEWFMCLLARNLPFATVLRVWDMFFCEGPKVLFRTTLAMMKSALTPRDLQRCPGLLV